TCATTTCCATCAAAATAACCACACCAAACGGTAGTCTGCTTTAGGTCATCAAAAGCATATCGAAGTAGCTCATTTACAGCTTCGGGTATCAAACCCTGTCCCCAAAATGGCTCTCCGATCCAAAAGCCTATTTCGCACTCGGTATCTGCCATTTTTGCGGAGTAAGTTTCACTTCTTGCCGTCATTATTCCAACACTACCGATTGCTTCTCCTGTCGCTTTCAATACAACAGCATAAGTTTCAGGAGTCGAAAGAACGCTCTTAATAATCTCACGACTATTCTCAATGCTCGTATGTGGCGGCCAACCGGCTATTGGACCAATATTAGGGTTTTGCGCATACTTGTAAAGTGCTTCGGCATCTTTCTCTAGCCATGGTCTCAAAATTAAACGTTCTGTTTGTAATTCCATATTTTATTCAGATTAAATTTCTACTCTACCATCTGGTTCGCTGTGTCTTTCCTACCTCTAACAATATAGAACTACACTAATAGCTACTCTAAAATACAATACACTGTTTTGCACTGCGCCACTCTATTCTCTTATTCTATTTGAGTATTATCCACTTTCCAGCCTTTGTAGAGCCTTCGTGCTTGATTACTCCTTCTTTAACCATCCTCCTAAGATAATAACGAATACTGTCCTCCGTTCTGTTTAACCTTTTGGCTAAATCTTTCCTTGTAACTTGCGGAAAGTTTTTTATTTCATCTAATATTTCATCCTCTATATTTCTTGGGCTTTTCTTGGGTCTTTCTTGGGCTTTTCTTGGGCCTTTCTTGGACTTTTCTTCGGTAGTTTCTCCTCCAAAACCCTCTTCAAAATACTTTTGAGAAACGTTCTCAACTACTCGAAAAGCTGTAATCAATGAAAAATCAAAAGAGGCTTGCCCATTACCGTTTTCTTCCAACTCCTTCTGAACTCGGTAGACTCCACGGCTGAATCGGTTTACATAGCCCAAAACTTTCATTGCTTCGGCAATAAAGGGATTCCGATAATCACTCACATTGGGGAAATTGTCGGGACTGACCTTGCCATATAATCCGCCAGGGTTTTGAATCTCGATACGGTCGTCATACTCATAAAACTGAATAGGTGCATTCCCTTCGTAATCCCTATGCATAATGGCATTCATCAACAACTCTCGAGTAGCCCAGTATGGGTACTTAGAAACTGTTTCTTCCCGAAGTACACTCACGGGAATAGGACGCTTTTGAGAGATGCTTGTCTCGACAAAAGCATCAATCTTAGGCAATACCCTACAAAGATTTCCACTAAACTTATGCTCGTTGAGAATATCGCTCGCACGATCCTTACCCTTGAAGCGAACATATTGAATATACGCCCCATGTACGTGTCGCTCAGGATTCTTTCCAAATAGGACAATAGCCCCATTAGTCGGACAGTTATAGCGCAAACCATATAAGCCAAGGGAGGAAAGTTGATCCGTGATATCTCGTTTGTCTTCACCGAGAACATCCTCTGCCACAGCCTTGGGCAAAAACTCCTTACGAATGAGAGATACATCTAAGTCGTCAATGCTCGTTCCCAAACAAGGCATTGCGTTAAAGGTACGAACATTGGAGAGCCGTCTTTCAGTAAGTATCTTTTCTTCTGCCTCTGTTGCAGTGCTCTTCCGAGGACCGACACGTACCCAAACGCGCCCCCGATAACGTACAGGAGGAAATTCTGAAGGCTGGACTTCTGCCACCAATACATCCCCTTCATCAAAATGGAACTTTTCTACTGTCATGATGGGCTGAGGGAGAATGTTGCCATCCGTCCGAATATTGGCAATCTGCAATAAGAGTTTATCATCAACCTGCAAACCTGACAACTCTCCATTATCCTTTGCTCCAATAATGAGATAGCCATTCTTACCACTACCCGAAATATCATTTGAGAAAGCACATATAGCCTGACAAAACTTATCCATGTTGCCAGTTGATTCTGTTCTCTCAGTATTGTTGCTCTCCGTGTCTGAAAGCATTTGTAGAAGTTCCTTTTTCGTTATCGTGACTTTTCCTTTGTTTTAATGTGCATCAGATAATCTTTACCTATCATTGGCTTGAAAAAGATAACTCCCAACATCTACTCAATGCCTCGTAACATGTTTTCATTTCAGTTTCAAACTGTTCTTTTGTAATCTGATCTCCAACCCTCTTTGCTAGTTGTTTTTTCTTTTTGCCATTCATTGCATCGACTTCTGCCTGAGATTTACGCCAATTACCATCATTGGCATCGGGACAATCTGGGTAGCATTGCTCAATGTCTCTCTTGTTCAGAATAAAGATTTGATTATTCGTTACTAAAGATTTATATCTCCTTTGGAAATCCTGTACTCCACCTTCAGTTTGTCCACTTGGCAAATCCATCAAGATGACCAATCGCCCCCCGTAAATATTATTATTTAATGGAGTATAGGCTTTCTCAATCGCATTTATTGTTCTTTCTGTCTGATCTATATCTCCATGTGCTTGAATAATTTGGATTGAAGGTTTGTCCCAGTAATGGCGTTTTATGACTCTTGTAAAGAACTCAAATTCACTTTGCCCCTCCACGATGATAAAGTTATTTGGGAGTAATAGGTCGGCAGGACTTCCTCCTAATAAATCATAAATAACGTATGGTTTTTCTGAATCATCAACTATGCTAATCTCTGTTTTTCCACTTGTCTTTTCAACCTTAAACAGAGTTTGGTTAGGATGGTTTTCAGCAACAAATACCGAAGAATGAGTATTTATAAACACTTGATCTGTCTCTTTTGAAAGCTCATATAGTACTTCTTTGAGCTTTCTTTGCGCCATGGGGTGAAGGTGTAATTCAGCTTCATCAATAAAGAAAATAAAAGATTTGCCAATGTCATCATTTTGCTTCCTAAAATCAGCATAAGCTTGTATGATGGACAACATTAAGGCTCTTTGCATTCCATCCCCTTTTTCTTCCGCTGAGGTCTCAATTCCATCGTCTATGTCGGTATTGAAGTTTTTGAGTAAGTCGTCAAAAGCTGGTGGGGTTACTTCAAAACGAACATTGGTAGTATCTGGGAATTGTTTTTCCAGATAAATTTTTACCTGATTTCCTATTCTATCGAATTCAGTCTTAATTTCAGATTCATCATCTTCAAATAGGGCTGAAAATTTCTCTTGAAATTCTTTATACTGTTGATTCGTTTGGAGGATTGTTGTTAATACATTCGATAGCATTACGCCCATTGGTGTATTCTTCGAGTATTTTGCAACAGAATCATAATACTGCTTTGTTGTTATGTATTCAAATTTTGGAAGAAAATCATTTAAAGCTGCATCAAAGCCCGTTCCTGGAGGTATTTCACTTCCCCTGATAAACATTTGTCGTTTCTTAGAATCTGAACTACATCTCCGAAAGCTAACAATATCTGCCTCTCCAAGCTTTGAGGATAGTGTAGTTTTATTCTTTTCATTCTGCATATTGTGCAAACCATCCTGCGCCCCACAGAATTCAACTTCGACAAACATTTCCAGTCCGTTGTCTCTTAAGTATTTCAGTTCTTGCAAGTTTCCCTTATAACCATTAAAGAAAAATTCCAATGCTTCAAAAAGATTTGTTTTCCCACAGTTATTCTGGCCAACAAAGATATTAAAGTCTGTCACCTCTATTTCAGCCTTTTCAATAGATCTGAAGTTTTGAATTGTTATTTTGCTTATTTTCATAATTAGATCATTGTTTATGAGTAGAATATTTTAATGGTCACTAATCTGTTGAGGGAGTACAAATACCTAATTGCTCCAAGATATCTCTGCCGAACTTGCTAAGGGGCTGTTTGCTGAGATCTTCGACTTCTAAGTGATAGCCGAAGAGCATACGTTTTATTTCAGGCATGCTTAAAGATTTGTCCTTGAAGAATGTCTCTATTACACTATCATAGTACCCACCAAGATATCCCTGAGCTTTGAAGATTAGGTCTTCTGCGAGGCTTGTTTGTTGAGCGTATAAAGGATTGATATAAAGGAGGTCTAGGTCGTTTTTGACTAAGGGGTTTTGGGTAGAACTGGGTGTTGTCGTTATATCAGGAATCTCTTGTCTAGTAATTACTGTTATTAGGTTATTAACTTTGAATAGAGGGAGATTCTCGAACCCTGATATGTATGGATTATGCGTTAATTTCCTTGTGCCCTTGATGCGATTACATGAGCTACAACTCGGGATTAAATTGTAGAAAGATAAAGCTAAGGCTGGGTAACTATCTTGGGAATAGAAGTGATCGAGTTGAGCCTCACGAGCTGTTGGGGTTCTAGAATCTCTTGTAAGTATGTAATTATGGTTACAGTAAGGACAGACTTGTATCCCTATTTTGTTTATTAGCCAATAAGCTAGCCTTTGCCCTTTATAATTAGGAATATTATACTTCTTCTTAATAAGTCTATATTGATAATTAAATATCTCCTTTATATCCTCTCTGCTCTTTTGATTTTCAAGATCATTATTTTTAGACACTAACTTATCTGCAGGACAAGTTAACATCTCCCTTATTTCTTTATGAGAGATTGTATTTTTTTTATTGGCTGGCCAATTTGACAAGAGTATATTTGCATATTCCTCGGCTATGTTGTCAAGATTCGGGGTATTTATTTTGATCATTGTCTATTTGCTTTCTTTTTAAGCTCTTCTAGCTTTTTCTTCTTTCTAAGTCCTTCCAGCTTTTTCTTCTTTCTAAGCTCTTCTAGCTTTTTCTTCTTTCTAAGTCCTTCCAGCTCTTTCTTCTTTTTAAGTTCTTCTAGCTCTTTCTTCTTTTTAAGTTCTTCTAGCTCTTTCTTCTTTTTAAGTTCTTCTAGCTCTTTCTTCTTTTTAAGTTCTTCTAGCTCTTTCTTCTTTTTAAGTTCTTCTAGCTCTTTCTTCTTTTTAAGTTCTTCTAGTTCTTTCTCTTTTTGCTTTATTTGAAGATCAATACTATAAGATTCATTTAATAGATTCGTTAATTCTCTACGAATGATTGGTTCTCCTACGAGATTAATTTCTCTTTGTAGTTCATCATAGTCTTTCTTTTTCTCATTTATGTCAGTTAGAAGCCGTTCTATTTTCTTTTGTGCGAACTCTCCGATAGGCATATTTTCAATAAAGAATGAATCTTTTAGCATCGAATGAATATTGGCTCCGAATGTCTCTTGTTTGAGCCCACTACTTGGGACACCCTCTTCTAGATATAGAACTTTACTTTGAGGAATGTCAGAAAGTATAAAAGGAGAATGAGTAGCCAAGAGGATATTGATACTATGTACTTCTTGGTAGCCCATCGTTCTGATGGCTTTAATCAACCTAAAGAGAAATTCTCGTTGGTATTCGGGGTGAAAATAAAGCTCAATTTCGTCAAGTATTATATTAATATTTTTGTACTTGACTAGAGTTGCATGAGTATCTGCAACAGAGTTTATATTACGTATATGGTAAAGAATGCAAGATATTGTATACAGTAATTGTTTTTCTCCTGAACTCAATTGTGAAACAGAGTGTTCTCTGTCCTTTTCTCCCTCCTCTCGGCTCTTCTTTACGAGTATCTCTAAAGAAAAAATGGGAGGTGGTATTCTGTATATCTTGTCTTTATTTTTGTATTCATCTGAGACGGTGATGGATGAAAAATCATCAATTGTAACACTCTTATTGCTTCTTCCGCCTATATCTTTATAAATCCTGCTGTTATGTCCACCCAAAAGATAATTTATCGTTTGGTGCAACTTGTTTGTAATATGACTGGTATCCTTTCTAATTTCTTCGATGAAATTTTTCCACTCATCATCTGTTGTTACATCTTTCCCTATCACTTTATTGATAAAACATTTCTCATATTTGTAAGCTATAGATATTGTTTTATAAATAAGATATGCAAAAGCATGCTCTAACTGATTACTTTCAAAGCTTATATTAGTATTTTGTCTGATTTTCCGTTGGCAATCTGCACCTAATGCATTCTCCCAAGCCTTTCTTACTGATTCAATTTCTGTAAGTTGTTTCTTAGTCTTGCTCTTGTAAATGCTTTTCTCCTTCAGGTGGTCGAAGACTCTATCTTCCAGAGCGTTTTTAGGACTTTTCCTTGATCCTAAAGCATTTTCTTTTTGACCTATCTTGATTTCGGTTACCTTATATTTACCATTTAGTTCTAAGAATGGGTTTTCTTTTGAATCTTTGTCTATGAAAAAGAGGGAGATAAGACGGTCTTTGGAAAGGGTATTTTCGACATTAATATCAAAACAACCCTCTGTTCGCATTGGATTCAATACAATAGGGGTTTGATAGCCATCATTCTTGTGAAAAAGGCCATTTAGCCAATGTTTTTTACTTTGGGGAGCCCCTTTTTCTTTCGCATAGTCATTGGTGTTAAATGCATAAATGGAGTAATTCAAAAGAATTGTATAGAATAAGTATTCTTTTCCGTTACCATTATACTTTTCTATTATGTTCCCGTCCAATAGTACCTTGTTATCCTTATTTTGTTTGATTGAATATATAAAATTGTTGTAGGAAAAATATAGTTCTCCTCTTACCCCTTTGATCCAAATGATGTCTCCCCCTTTTTTGTCCTTATCATTAAAGTCACCAAGTAGAGCACATGCAAAATTATTAAGTAATCTGAGTATAAAGTCTATAAGAGCGCTTTTTCCACTACCATTTTTTCCAACTATAGCATGGATACTTATAGTGGGACTCTTTGTATTCTCTTCCAATGAGTAAAAATTATCAGGAACAATTTTTGTGTCGCATTGAGGCTTATCATCTATGATTGTATATTCTTTATCGAAGATGTACCATATATCCGAAGACAGATTTTTACGGATGTATTCTGCACACTCGCTACCGATTTTGACCGCAATAAGTTTTAGCCCCTTTGCTATTTCAGGAGATGCCATTTTTTTATCCTTTTATTTATATGTTCTGTTATATGGCTCAAATCTACATAAAAATAACGTGTTAAAAAAAATAACGCCCTGGGACGCATTTAGCTCCCAAGGCGTTGTGATATATGATTCTGATTTGAAAACTCACTTCACTTCTTCGAAGTCGGCGTCTTGGACGTCGTCCTTGGATGAGGAGGACTGAGCACCTGCGTCGGGGCCTGGTTGGGCACCGCTCATGTCGGGGCCTTGCTGGCTGTACATCTCTTGTGACATGGCTTGAAGGAGGGTGTTGAGCTCGTTCATCGCTGTGTCGATGGCTGAGATGTCTTGAGCCTTGTGGGCATCTTTGAGTTTGCCGAGAGCCGCTTCGATAGGAGCCTTCTTGTCGGCAGGGATCTTGTCGCCAAGTTCGCTGAGTTGCTTTTCTGTCTGGAAGATGACAGAGTCAGCTTGGTTGATCTTGTCGATGCGTTCCTTTTCCTTCTTGTCCGCTTCTGCGTTTGCTGCCGCTTCGTCCTTCATGCGCTTGATTTCTTCTTCGCTGAGACCGCTGGATGCTTCGATGCGGATCTTTTGTTCCTTACCTGTGCCCTTGTCTCTTGCCGAAACGTTCACGATACCGTTTGCGTCGATGTCGAATGTCACTTCGATCTGAGGGACTCCACGTGCTGCAGCAGGGATGCCGTCGAGGTTGAAACGACCGAGAGACTTATTGTCTTTAGCGATAGGCCGCTCACCTTGGAGGACGTGAATCTCTACCGAAGGTTGGTTGTCCACAGCAGTCGTGAAGACTTCAGACTTCTTTGTCGGGATGGTTGTGTTCGCTTCGATGAGGCGAGTCATCACGCCACCCATGGTCTCGATACCGAGTGAAAGGGGTGTGACGTCGAGAAGGAGGACATCCTTGACATCTCCGCTGAGGACACCACCTTGGATCGCAGCACCGAGAGCCACGACTTCGTCAGGGTTGACACCCTTCGATGGTTGCTTGCCGAAGATCTTTGCCACGAGCTCCTGGATCGCTGGGATACGTGTCGAACCACCCACGAGGATGACTTCGTCGATCTCCGATGCCGATAGGCCTGCATCCTTGAGGGCTTGCTGACAAGGAGGTACACACGCTTGGATGTACTTGTCTGCGAGTTGCTCGAACTTAGCACGAGTAAGGGTCTTGACCAAGTGTTTGGGCATACCGTTGACAGGCATGATGTAAGGGAGGTTGATCTCTGTGCTCGTACTGCTTGATAGCTCGATCTTTGCCTTTTCGGCAGCTTCCTTGAGACGCTGGAGCGCCATAGGATCTTGGCGAAGGTCGAGGCCTTCGTCGCTCAAGAACTCTTCCGCCAACCAATCGATGATCACGTGGTCGAAGTCGTCACCACCGAGGTGAGTGTCACCGTTGGTAGACTTCACTTCGAAGACACCGTCGCCAAGCTCAAGGATGGAGATATCAAATGTACCACCACCAAGGTCGAAGACAGCGATCTTCATGTCCTTGTTGGCCTTGTCGAGACCGTAAGCAAGAGCGGCAGCCGTAGGTTCGTTGACGATACGCTGAACCTTGAGACCTGCGATCTCACCCGCTTCCTTTGTCGCCTGTCTCTGTGCGTCAGAGAAGTACGCAGGCACGGTGATGACAGCGTCTGTGACTTCTGCGCCGAGGTAGTCTTCTGCGGTC
This is a stretch of genomic DNA from Porphyromonas cangingivalis. It encodes these proteins:
- a CDS encoding GNAT family N-acetyltransferase, giving the protein MELQTERLILRPWLEKDAEALYKYAQNPNIGPIAGWPPHTSIENSREIIKSVLSTPETYAVVLKATGEAIGSVGIMTARSETYSAKMADTECEIGFWIGEPFWGQGLIPEAVNELLRYAFDDLKQTTVWCGYFDGNEKSRRVQEKCGFTYSHTEHDKAVPLLNEFRTEHFTKLTLENWKRLKGR
- a CDS encoding RNA-binding domain-containing protein yields the protein MLSDTESNNTERTESTGNMDKFCQAICAFSNDISGSGKNGYLIIGAKDNGELSGLQVDDKLLLQIANIRTDGNILPQPIMTVEKFHFDEGDVLVAEVQPSEFPPVRYRGRVWVRVGPRKSTATEAEEKILTERRLSNVRTFNAMPCLGTSIDDLDVSLIRKEFLPKAVAEDVLGEDKRDITDQLSSLGLYGLRYNCPTNGAIVLFGKNPERHVHGAYIQYVRFKGKDRASDILNEHKFSGNLCRVLPKIDAFVETSISQKRPIPVSVLREETVSKYPYWATRELLMNAIMHRDYEGNAPIQFYEYDDRIEIQNPGGLYGKVSPDNFPNVSDYRNPFIAEAMKVLGYVNRFSRGVYRVQKELEENGNGQASFDFSLITAFRVVENVSQKYFEEGFGGETTEEKSKKGPRKAQERPKKSPRNIEDEILDEIKNFPQVTRKDLAKRLNRTEDSIRYYLRRMVKEGVIKHEGSTKAGKWIILK
- the dnaK gene encoding molecular chaperone DnaK; this translates as MGKIIGIDLGTTNSCVAVLEGNEPIVIANSEGKRTTPSVIAFVDGGERKVGDPAKRQAITNPVKTIYSIKRFMGERYSKLKNEADRLPYKVVQGDNDTPRVDIDGRLYSPQEISAMVLQKMKKTAEDYLGAEVTDAVITVPAYFSDAQRQATKEAGEIAGLKVQRIVNEPTAAALAYGLDKANKDMKIAVFDLGGGTFDISILELGDGVFEVKSTNGDTHLGGDDFDHVIIDWLAEEFLSDEGLDLRQDPMALQRLKEAAEKAKIELSSSTSTEINLPYIMPVNGMPKHLVKTLTRAKFEQLADKYIQACVPPCQQALKDAGLSASEIDEVILVGGSTRIPAIQELVAKIFGKQPSKGVNPDEVVALGAAIQGGVLSGDVKDVLLLDVTPLSLGIETMGGVMTRLIEANTTIPTKKSEVFTTAVDNQPSVEIHVLQGERPIAKDNKSLGRFNLDGIPAAARGVPQIEVTFDIDANGIVNVSARDKGTGKEQKIRIEASSGLSEEEIKRMKDEAAANAEADKKEKERIDKINQADSVIFQTEKQLSELGDKIPADKKAPIEAALGKLKDAHKAQDISAIDTAMNELNTLLQAMSQEMYSQQGPDMSGAQPGPDAGAQSSSSKDDVQDADFEEVK
- a CDS encoding ATP-dependent nuclease, with the translated sequence MKISKITIQNFRSIEKAEIEVTDFNIFVGQNNCGKTNLFEALEFFFNGYKGNLQELKYLRDNGLEMFVEVEFCGAQDGLHNMQNEKNKTTLSSKLGEADIVSFRRCSSDSKKRQMFIRGSEIPPGTGFDAALNDFLPKFEYITTKQYYDSVAKYSKNTPMGVMLSNVLTTILQTNQQYKEFQEKFSALFEDDESEIKTEFDRIGNQVKIYLEKQFPDTTNVRFEVTPPAFDDLLKNFNTDIDDGIETSAEEKGDGMQRALMLSIIQAYADFRKQNDDIGKSFIFFIDEAELHLHPMAQRKLKEVLYELSKETDQVFINTHSSVFVAENHPNQTLFKVEKTSGKTEISIVDDSEKPYVIYDLLGGSPADLLLPNNFIIVEGQSEFEFFTRVIKRHYWDKPSIQIIQAHGDIDQTERTINAIEKAYTPLNNNIYGGRLVILMDLPSGQTEGGVQDFQRRYKSLVTNNQIFILNKRDIEQCYPDCPDANDGNWRKSQAEVDAMNGKKKKQLAKRVGDQITKEQFETEMKTCYEALSRCWELSFSSQ
- a CDS encoding AAA family ATPase; its protein translation is MASPEIAKGLKLIAVKIGSECAEYIRKNLSSDIWYIFDKEYTIIDDKPQCDTKIVPDNFYSLEENTKSPTISIHAIVGKNGSGKSALIDFILRLLNNFACALLGDFNDKDKKGGDIIWIKGVRGELYFSYNNFIYSIKQNKDNKVLLDGNIIEKYNGNGKEYLFYTILLNYSIYAFNTNDYAKEKGAPQSKKHWLNGLFHKNDGYQTPIVLNPMRTEGCFDINVENTLSKDRLISLFFIDKDSKENPFLELNGKYKVTEIKIGQKENALGSRKSPKNALEDRVFDHLKEKSIYKSKTKKQLTEIESVRKAWENALGADCQRKIRQNTNISFESNQLEHAFAYLIYKTISIAYKYEKCFINKVIGKDVTTDDEWKNFIEEIRKDTSHITNKLHQTINYLLGGHNSRIYKDIGGRSNKSVTIDDFSSITVSDEYKNKDKIYRIPPPIFSLEILVKKSREEGEKDREHSVSQLSSGEKQLLYTISCILYHIRNINSVADTHATLVKYKNINIILDEIELYFHPEYQREFLFRLIKAIRTMGYQEVHSINILLATHSPFILSDIPQSKVLYLEEGVPSSGLKQETFGANIHSMLKDSFFIENMPIGEFAQKKIERLLTDINEKKKDYDELQREINLVGEPIIRRELTNLLNESYSIDLQIKQKEKELEELKKKKELEELKKKKELEELKKKKELEELKKKKELEELKKKKELEELKKKKELEGLRKKKKLEELRKKKKLEGLRKKKKLEELKKKANRQ